The following are from one region of the Cloacibacterium sp. TD35 genome:
- a CDS encoding potassium channel family protein, with protein MSFLDAVWYSLMTLTTVGFGVPENFSDLGKIITIFLMLFGVGAVLYGLTALSLEFFNGNFAKEYKQNLIKRNMKNLENHIIICGFGRNGRQAARKLILHKKPFVIIDKKPLENRDDEFRDTIFINGNAVEDEILIKAGVEKANGIIACLPSDADNLFIVISSKELNPKIKVISRASNSSTIKKLKTAGAENVIMPDKIGGEHMASLLITPDLVEFIDNIVLEGTKKINVLEIYTDKLPKEFIGKKLEELKIFPKTGCKIVGYKDVYGEYIINPDESKLIESNSCIFILGQPHQIENLQNIYPK; from the coding sequence ATGAGTTTTCTAGACGCTGTTTGGTATAGCCTTATGACGCTCACAACCGTAGGTTTTGGAGTACCCGAAAATTTCTCAGATTTAGGAAAAATAATTACTATTTTTTTAATGCTTTTCGGCGTGGGAGCCGTGCTCTATGGCTTAACAGCCCTTTCATTAGAGTTTTTTAATGGAAATTTCGCTAAAGAATACAAACAAAATCTCATCAAACGCAACATGAAAAATTTAGAAAATCACATCATCATTTGTGGTTTCGGGAGAAATGGTAGACAAGCCGCCAGAAAACTTATTCTCCACAAAAAACCTTTTGTAATTATTGACAAAAAACCTCTTGAAAATAGAGATGATGAGTTCCGCGACACTATTTTTATTAACGGAAATGCAGTAGAAGATGAAATTCTGATAAAAGCTGGAGTAGAAAAAGCAAATGGAATTATCGCTTGTTTGCCTTCAGATGCAGACAATCTCTTTATTGTAATCAGTTCAAAAGAATTGAATCCCAAAATTAAAGTCATTAGCAGGGCGTCTAACAGCAGTACCATCAAAAAATTAAAAACAGCGGGTGCAGAAAATGTAATTATGCCAGATAAAATTGGTGGTGAACACATGGCTTCTCTACTTATTACACCAGATTTGGTAGAATTTATTGACAATATTGTATTGGAAGGCACTAAGAAAATTAATGTTTTAGAAATTTATACAGATAAACTTCCCAAAGAATTTATTGGCAAAAAACTAGAAGAACTAAAGATTTTCCCTAAAACAGGCTGTAAAATTGTAGGCTACAAAGACGTTTATGGCGAATACATCATCAATCCTGACGAGAGTAAACTCATAGAGTCTAATAGCTGTATCTTCATTCTAGGGCAACCTCATCAGATTGAAAACCTTCAAAACATTTACCCAAAATAA
- a CDS encoding adenine phosphoribosyltransferase codes for MATQDLIARLESTIQNIPDFPIEGIQFKDITPIFLNPKLYEDVIADLVEFSRGKVDVVCGIESRGYLFGIAIAVALEVPFVLIRKKGKLPPPFISEKYDLEYGTAEIEMRTNQIQPNQRVLIHDDLLATGGTTEAAAKLVEKQGAKVTQFSFLIGLKDLHGEDKLKQFDAEVYSILNY; via the coding sequence ATGGCAACGCAAGATTTAATCGCTAGATTAGAAAGCACAATTCAGAATATTCCAGATTTCCCAATCGAAGGAATACAATTCAAAGACATTACGCCCATTTTCTTAAATCCTAAATTATACGAAGACGTAATTGCAGATTTAGTAGAATTCAGCAGAGGAAAAGTAGATGTAGTATGCGGAATAGAAAGTAGAGGCTACCTCTTCGGAATTGCAATTGCTGTTGCCCTAGAAGTTCCATTTGTTTTAATTAGAAAAAAAGGTAAACTTCCTCCTCCATTTATTTCAGAAAAATACGATTTAGAATACGGAACTGCCGAAATAGAAATGCGCACGAACCAAATTCAGCCTAATCAAAGAGTATTAATTCATGATGATTTATTAGCAACAGGCGGAACAACTGAAGCTGCCGCTAAATTGGTTGAAAAACAAGGTGCAAAAGTAACCCAATTCAGTTTTTTAATTGGTCTAAAAGATTTACACGGCGAAGATAAACTGAAACAGTTTGACGCTGAAGTTTACAGTATTCTGAACTACTAA
- a CDS encoding DUF6694 family lipoprotein — protein sequence MKRFLFLSIFSLLFLIGCKKDAVDASSTKAFQESINDMSSSLPTIKQIKFNEALYILKTFGVDAEGDIEELKALGKLLEGKKVPEIFAMADKVAQENGINWASTAPPSLGEMNIFQNIMPSETDVNDITANSLQITTSEVSVDSVLGPKALQIIPRLLDAAGNKVDFENAALETTLEVSSQGVKLLTSKNLMQNNNFKGFYMRFYSLPQEKVMDNKIDIKVTVKTSKKTIQMTKMGVDVNPNALLMPQSTENLENLEGTPEENATGTDSPKVIGDPKNTVVNFLSNLNSQNLKAAYSQSENPTWGSYETFANPTSGFGTVKSIDVTNVSTKANANNTASVNATYTVTDKSGNATSLDVSYGLKATETGWKITSYKINSSQKK from the coding sequence ATGAAACGTTTCCTTTTTCTAAGCATATTTTCATTGCTTTTTTTAATCGGTTGTAAAAAAGATGCAGTAGATGCAAGCAGTACAAAAGCCTTCCAAGAAAGTATCAATGATATGTCTTCTTCGCTTCCTACTATTAAACAAATTAAGTTTAATGAAGCCCTTTATATTCTAAAAACCTTTGGGGTAGACGCAGAAGGCGATATCGAAGAGTTAAAAGCTCTTGGTAAACTTCTTGAAGGGAAAAAAGTGCCAGAAATTTTTGCAATGGCAGACAAAGTAGCACAAGAAAATGGAATCAACTGGGCGAGTACAGCTCCTCCTTCATTAGGTGAAATGAATATCTTCCAAAATATTATGCCGTCTGAAACAGATGTAAATGATATTACCGCAAATTCTTTGCAAATTACAACCAGTGAAGTCTCTGTAGATAGTGTTTTAGGACCAAAAGCTTTACAAATCATTCCAAGATTATTAGATGCAGCAGGAAATAAAGTAGATTTCGAAAATGCAGCCTTAGAAACCACTTTAGAAGTTTCTAGCCAAGGTGTAAAACTTTTGACTTCTAAAAATTTAATGCAAAACAATAATTTCAAAGGATTTTATATGAGATTTTATTCTCTTCCTCAAGAGAAAGTAATGGATAATAAAATTGACATAAAAGTTACTGTAAAGACTTCTAAGAAAACCATTCAAATGACCAAAATGGGGGTAGATGTAAATCCTAACGCTCTTTTGATGCCACAAAGCACAGAAAATCTTGAAAATCTTGAAGGAACTCCAGAAGAAAATGCTACGGGAACCGACTCTCCAAAAGTAATTGGCGATCCAAAAAATACCGTTGTGAATTTCTTAAGCAACTTAAACAGTCAGAACTTAAAAGCAGCTTACAGCCAATCAGAAAATCCTACCTGGGGTTCATATGAAACATTTGCTAATCCTACTTCAGGTTTCGGAACCGTAAAAAGTATAGACGTAACCAACGTTTCTACTAAAGCGAATGCCAATAACACTGCAAGTGTGAATGCAACGTATACCGTAACAGATAAATCTGGAAACGCAACTTCACTTGACGTTTCTTATGGTTTAAAAGCTACAGAAACAGGTTGGAAAATCACCAGCTATAAAATAAATTCTTCTCAAAAAAAATAA
- a CDS encoding quinol:cytochrome C oxidoreductase: MYSFSPKLKLYSIILIVVGLVLFGIGYMLNHGLDESAVQTMMDNVHHGTQHHTPMNSAELVGPQDNAAHLEHATHQIHNTPFSALLTAAMLFFGISACALFFLSIQHAAHAGWSVIVTRVMEAVASFIPVGGIVLLILTFLNVGGIAHLYHWMDPDLVDPNSPNFDVILYEKSKFLNIPFYVVRILIYVIGSWFFVWKIKKVSKRLDETKDRKDYKALYNWSVGYIAFFGFASAAWAWDFLMSIDPHWYSTLYIWYSMVSTLSSAVAVIIIVAVYLKKKGVLPQFNDNHLHDLAKFLFATSMLWTYLFFDQFMLYWYANIPEEVRYFFDRFAYYKYTFLPMLIINFLIPLLVLVSSSIKRNYKVVTTMAVLVILGHWLDFFNMVMPGTVGPFWNNAYTFLLVVGAFLFMVGLFVLVVMSALSKLKLIPEGNPLVKESKIFEYPF, translated from the coding sequence ATGTATAGTTTTTCACCAAAATTAAAATTGTATTCTATTATACTGATAGTTGTTGGATTGGTACTATTCGGTATTGGCTACATGTTAAACCATGGTTTAGATGAGTCTGCTGTTCAGACAATGATGGATAATGTACACCATGGTACACAACATCATACCCCAATGAACTCTGCAGAATTAGTAGGACCTCAAGATAATGCAGCACACTTAGAACATGCTACGCATCAGATTCATAATACACCGTTCTCGGCTTTATTAACTGCTGCTATGTTATTCTTCGGAATTTCTGCTTGTGCTTTATTCTTTTTATCAATTCAGCACGCAGCTCACGCTGGTTGGTCTGTAATTGTAACAAGAGTAATGGAAGCAGTAGCTTCTTTCATTCCAGTAGGTGGGATTGTTTTATTAATCTTAACCTTCTTAAATGTAGGTGGCATTGCTCATTTATATCACTGGATGGATCCAGATTTAGTAGATCCTAATTCTCCAAACTTTGATGTTATCCTTTACGAAAAATCAAAATTCTTAAATATTCCTTTCTATGTAGTGAGAATCCTTATTTATGTAATTGGTTCTTGGTTCTTCGTTTGGAAAATTAAGAAAGTTTCTAAGAGATTAGATGAAACTAAAGATAGAAAAGATTACAAAGCATTATACAACTGGAGCGTAGGTTACATAGCATTCTTCGGATTTGCTTCTGCAGCTTGGGCTTGGGATTTCTTAATGTCTATTGACCCTCACTGGTATTCTACTCTTTATATTTGGTATTCTATGGTATCTACTTTATCTAGTGCTGTTGCAGTAATCATTATTGTTGCAGTTTACTTAAAGAAAAAAGGAGTTTTACCACAGTTTAATGATAACCACTTACATGATTTAGCTAAATTCTTATTTGCTACTTCAATGTTATGGACTTATTTATTCTTTGACCAATTTATGCTTTACTGGTATGCAAACATCCCAGAAGAAGTAAGATATTTCTTCGATAGATTTGCTTACTACAAGTACACATTCTTACCAATGCTTATCATCAACTTCTTAATACCACTATTGGTGTTAGTAAGTTCTAGCATCAAGAGAAATTACAAAGTAGTAACTACTATGGCTGTTCTAGTAATTCTAGGTCACTGGTTAGATTTCTTCAACATGGTAATGCCAGGAACAGTAGGACCTTTCTGGAATAATGCATACACATTCTTATTAGTAGTTGGTGCATTCTTATTCATGGTAGGTTTATTCGTTTTAGTAGTAATGTCTGCATTATCTAAACTTAAATTGATTCCTGAAGGAAATCCTCTAGTAAAAGAATCTAAAATTTTTGAATATCCTTTCTAA
- a CDS encoding c-type cytochrome — MRNMKNILKITTILGISVIALNSCGPKDNPPLVYFPDMYFPVAYDPMIKTASKADGHYVSKENEIPAFVNNYGSTLLSPVEGTVPQDKEGILPEDKTPKNVEEYTAFYDESKNVTVSPLNPNNKEKDLARGKKLYEMTCAACHGVGGDGQGPIVQSGAYSGVPNYKDRQITVGSTHYVIVNGRNLMGSYAGQLAPADRWRVAMYVMSAFKADAVAPVAAADATTPQTNTK; from the coding sequence ATGCGTAATATGAAAAATATTTTAAAAATAACAACCATCTTGGGAATCTCAGTTATCGCGCTGAATTCTTGTGGGCCAAAAGATAATCCGCCATTAGTTTACTTTCCGGATATGTATTTCCCAGTAGCTTATGATCCAATGATTAAAACTGCTAGCAAAGCAGATGGTCATTATGTAAGCAAAGAAAACGAAATCCCGGCTTTTGTAAATAACTACGGCTCTACTCTACTTTCTCCTGTAGAAGGTACGGTTCCTCAAGATAAGGAAGGAATTTTGCCAGAAGATAAAACTCCTAAAAATGTAGAAGAATATACTGCATTTTATGACGAGTCAAAAAATGTTACTGTTTCGCCTCTAAATCCTAACAATAAAGAAAAGGACCTAGCAAGAGGTAAAAAATTATACGAAATGACTTGTGCAGCTTGTCATGGTGTGGGAGGTGATGGACAAGGCCCAATTGTACAAAGTGGTGCATATTCTGGTGTTCCTAATTACAAAGACAGACAGATTACTGTGGGTTCTACTCATTATGTAATTGTAAACGGAAGAAACTTGATGGGATCTTACGCAGGTCAATTAGCTCCTGCAGATAGATGGAGAGTAGCAATGTATGTAATGAGCGCTTTCAAAGCTGATGCTGTAGCTCCTGTAGCAGCTGCTGATGCAACTACACCTCAAACCAATACTAAATAA
- a CDS encoding DUF3341 domain-containing protein → MSTTKRIYGLYGDDDDLMNGVKAFRDKGIEITEVYTPFPVHGLDKALGLKKTRISDAAFIYACYGVTIGALATWYMMNHDWPQNIGGKPAFWWGHNMPAFVVPMFELMVFCAAHMMSLTFLVRNKMYPGAAPQNPDPRTTDDKFMMEFVSDDVETIKQMLIETGVEEITVKDA, encoded by the coding sequence ATGAGCACCACTAAAAGAATATATGGACTTTATGGCGATGACGACGATTTAATGAACGGCGTTAAAGCTTTCAGAGATAAAGGTATTGAAATTACCGAAGTGTATACTCCATTCCCAGTTCACGGGCTAGATAAAGCTTTAGGTCTTAAGAAAACTAGGATTTCAGACGCAGCTTTCATTTATGCTTGTTATGGTGTTACCATTGGTGCTTTAGCAACTTGGTACATGATGAATCATGACTGGCCGCAAAACATAGGTGGTAAACCAGCTTTCTGGTGGGGTCATAACATGCCAGCTTTTGTAGTTCCAATGTTTGAATTAATGGTATTCTGTGCTGCACACATGATGTCTCTTACTTTCTTAGTAAGAAATAAAATGTATCCTGGTGCTGCTCCTCAGAATCCAGATCCTAGAACTACGGATGATAAGTTTATGATGGAGTTTGTATCTGACGATGTAGAAACCATTAAACAGATGCTGATTGAAACAGGTGTAGAAGAAATAACTGTAAAAGATGCGTAA
- the nrfD gene encoding NrfD/PsrC family molybdoenzyme membrane anchor subunit — translation MSGHYEAPIREPLIIGHKTYHDITEDIARPIEERAGKLWWISFWAALALFVYGFGCIAYTIGTGIGAWGLNKTINWGWDITNFVWWVGIGHAGTLISAVLLLFRQRWRMSVNRSAEAMTIFAVVQAAIFPVIHMGRVWVGYWVFPLPNQFGSLWTNFNSPLLWDVFAISTYFSVSTVFWFMGLIPDFAMIRDRAKTPWTKKIYTFLAFGWGGKAKHWQRFEELSLVLAGLATPLVFSVHTTVSFDFATSVIKGWHSTIYPPYFVAGAIFSGFAMVQTLLLVARKVAHLEDYITMYHIEIMNIVIIVTGGMVTVAYAVEYFIGWYSGSRYEDFTYLSPGAATGPYWWAFWALIICNLVVPASFWFKKLRTNIIWTFFVALIINIGMWFERFDIIVINLSRDYLPGSWTMFKPTIIDVGVYLGTIGFFGVLFLLYARTFPVIAQAELKTILKISGETYKAKEGDEHH, via the coding sequence ATGTCAGGACATTACGAAGCCCCTATTAGGGAACCGCTAATTATTGGTCACAAGACTTATCACGATATCACCGAAGATATTGCAAGACCTATCGAAGAAAGAGCCGGAAAACTCTGGTGGATTTCTTTTTGGGCAGCTCTAGCTCTATTTGTATACGGTTTTGGATGTATTGCTTACACCATTGGTACCGGTATCGGAGCTTGGGGACTAAACAAAACCATTAACTGGGGTTGGGATATTACTAACTTCGTTTGGTGGGTAGGTATTGGTCACGCAGGAACCTTAATCTCTGCAGTATTGTTATTATTTAGACAAAGATGGAGAATGTCTGTAAACCGTTCAGCAGAAGCGATGACGATTTTTGCAGTTGTACAGGCAGCAATCTTCCCAGTAATTCACATGGGTAGAGTTTGGGTAGGATATTGGGTATTCCCTTTACCAAACCAATTTGGTTCTCTTTGGACTAACTTTAACTCTCCACTACTGTGGGATGTGTTTGCAATCTCTACTTACTTCTCTGTATCTACCGTATTCTGGTTCATGGGATTAATCCCAGACTTTGCAATGATTAGAGATAGAGCAAAAACTCCTTGGACTAAAAAGATTTATACATTCCTAGCATTCGGTTGGGGTGGTAAAGCAAAACACTGGCAAAGATTCGAAGAATTATCTCTTGTATTAGCTGGTTTAGCAACACCTCTTGTATTCTCAGTACACACTACCGTATCATTTGACTTCGCAACTTCAGTAATCAAAGGATGGCACTCTACAATCTATCCTCCTTACTTCGTAGCAGGTGCGATTTTCTCAGGATTTGCAATGGTACAAACCCTTCTATTAGTTGCTAGAAAAGTAGCACACTTAGAAGATTATATTACCATGTATCATATCGAAATTATGAATATCGTAATCATCGTAACAGGTGGTATGGTAACAGTAGCTTATGCTGTAGAATACTTCATCGGTTGGTACTCAGGAAGTAGATATGAAGACTTTACATATTTATCTCCAGGTGCTGCTACTGGTCCTTACTGGTGGGCATTCTGGGCGCTAATTATCTGTAACTTAGTTGTTCCTGCTTCTTTCTGGTTCAAAAAATTAAGAACAAATATTATTTGGACTTTCTTTGTAGCATTAATCATTAACATCGGTATGTGGTTTGAAAGATTTGACATCATTGTTATCAACCTTTCTAGAGACTACTTACCAGGTTCTTGGACGATGTTTAAACCAACGATTATAGACGTAGGAGTTTATTTAGGAACAATTGGTTTCTTCGGAGTATTATTCCTATTGTACGCTAGAACATTCCCTGTAATTGCACAGGCTGAATTGAAGACTATTTTGAAAATTTCAGGTGAAACTTATAAAGCAAAAGAAGGAGATGAGCACCACTAA
- a CDS encoding TAT-variant-translocated molybdopterin oxidoreductase — translation MASNKIQFRSIHELKDQSLNAKLAQKEFQNEIPVDEFLGDAEKMNNSGTSRRDFLKLLGFSTAAVTLAACEAPVIKTIPYVVKPHSIIPGIPNYYASTYFDGFDFASVLVKTREGRPIKIEPNKTANDLGKTNARAQASVLSLYDNDKIKQPKLDGKDETFDKVDSVVLEALTKAQAENKKIVVLSHSYPSPTFKKLFGEFKTKYPNAELVTYDAYTYAAALDAAQEVFGNRALPVYDLSATELVVSFQADFLGDYNANSLETSYAAARKPGANMLRHIQVESNMSLTGANADTRIKQKPSAVNKTLVEVYNAIVGGGTSDKVASEIAKELQAKGNKAVVFADGSKASYVLAHLINQKLGSVAFTGKANLLKEYDNARFNEFLTWVNAGQVGVLVANNVNPIYSHAKGAEFKKSLSKVGTVVAVADKKNEIAQAAKVVIPAAHWLESWGDIAPQTGAYSLMQPTIQKIFKSRQIEESLLVWINGKGFTPNYYEYLKANAATILNGTSFNQALYNGFNAGNITGTLSYTGGDAAKAVSELQGFKASKLELVLYTTTAMGDGTQANNPWLQELPDPITRMAWDNYLTISPADAKEFGIENELNARMQLDGTVVNLTVNGVKLENVPVFIQPGQAEGSLGLALGYGKKDSGKVAETGVNAYPLFDGYNTVISNVSIEKSAADNHEFAGVQLQNTLMGRYEIAKEVTLDTYLNEDVNKWNKPLTMETLQGALPIGKVDLWDAFDDTDGPHFNLSVDLNSCIGCGACIIACQAENNVPVVGKEEVRMSRDMAWLRIDRYYSAKEKIEVKEGLDKGLNVPNLYDILIEPNESPDVIFQPVMCQHCNHAPCETVCPVAATSHGKQGQNQMAYNRCIGTRYCANNCPYKVRRFNWFTYNLNDKFDFNMNNDLGRMVLNPDVVVRTRGVMEKCSMCIQMTQATILEAKKEGRRIEDGELKTACSQACSTGALKFGDMNDKSSEVRALFNDKRKYVLLEEVGTKPNVFYHTKVRNRKENNV, via the coding sequence ATGGCTTCAAATAAAATACAATTCAGAAGTATTCACGAACTTAAAGACCAATCGCTTAATGCGAAATTGGCTCAAAAAGAATTTCAAAACGAAATTCCTGTAGATGAGTTCTTGGGTGATGCAGAAAAAATGAACAATTCTGGGACTTCTAGAAGGGATTTCTTAAAATTATTAGGCTTCTCTACAGCTGCAGTTACTCTTGCAGCGTGTGAAGCGCCAGTAATCAAAACAATTCCTTACGTGGTAAAACCACACAGTATTATCCCAGGAATTCCTAATTACTATGCATCTACCTATTTTGACGGGTTTGACTTTGCTAGTGTTTTAGTAAAAACTAGAGAAGGTAGACCAATTAAAATTGAACCGAATAAAACTGCAAATGATCTAGGTAAAACTAATGCTAGAGCTCAAGCAAGTGTATTGTCATTATATGATAATGATAAAATTAAACAACCAAAACTAGACGGTAAAGACGAAACTTTCGACAAAGTAGATTCTGTAGTTCTAGAAGCACTAACTAAAGCTCAAGCTGAAAATAAGAAAATTGTAGTTCTTTCTCATTCATATCCTTCTCCTACATTCAAGAAATTATTCGGAGAGTTTAAAACCAAATATCCTAATGCAGAATTAGTAACTTACGATGCTTATACCTATGCTGCTGCATTAGACGCTGCTCAAGAAGTTTTCGGTAATAGAGCATTACCTGTTTACGACTTATCAGCAACTGAATTAGTGGTTTCTTTCCAAGCAGATTTCTTAGGAGATTATAACGCAAATAGCTTAGAAACATCATACGCAGCTGCTAGAAAACCAGGAGCTAACATGCTTAGACATATTCAAGTAGAATCTAACATGTCTCTTACTGGTGCTAATGCTGATACTAGAATTAAGCAAAAACCTTCTGCTGTAAATAAAACTTTAGTAGAAGTTTATAACGCAATCGTAGGAGGTGGTACTTCTGATAAAGTAGCTTCTGAAATTGCTAAAGAATTACAAGCTAAAGGAAACAAAGCGGTAGTTTTTGCAGACGGTTCTAAAGCTTCTTATGTTTTAGCTCACTTAATCAATCAAAAATTAGGTTCAGTAGCTTTCACTGGAAAAGCTAACCTATTAAAAGAATATGACAACGCTAGATTTAACGAGTTTTTAACTTGGGTAAATGCTGGTCAAGTTGGTGTTTTAGTTGCTAACAACGTAAACCCAATCTATTCTCACGCAAAAGGTGCAGAATTCAAAAAATCATTAAGCAAAGTAGGAACTGTAGTTGCTGTAGCTGATAAGAAAAATGAAATTGCTCAAGCAGCAAAAGTAGTAATTCCAGCAGCACACTGGTTAGAATCTTGGGGTGATATCGCTCCTCAAACTGGTGCTTATTCATTAATGCAACCTACTATCCAAAAAATATTCAAATCTAGACAAATCGAAGAATCACTTCTTGTTTGGATAAACGGAAAAGGATTTACTCCTAACTATTATGAATATTTAAAAGCCAATGCTGCAACAATTCTTAATGGAACTTCATTTAACCAAGCTCTTTATAATGGTTTTAATGCAGGGAACATTACAGGAACTCTATCTTACACAGGTGGAGATGCTGCAAAAGCGGTTTCAGAATTACAAGGTTTCAAAGCTTCTAAATTAGAGCTTGTACTTTATACTACTACTGCAATGGGAGACGGTACTCAAGCCAATAACCCTTGGTTACAAGAGTTACCAGATCCAATTACGAGAATGGCTTGGGACAACTACCTTACTATTTCTCCAGCAGACGCTAAAGAATTTGGTATCGAGAATGAATTAAACGCTAGAATGCAGTTAGATGGTACTGTGGTAAATCTTACTGTAAATGGTGTGAAATTAGAAAACGTTCCTGTTTTCATTCAGCCAGGTCAAGCAGAAGGTTCATTAGGTCTTGCTTTAGGTTATGGTAAAAAAGACTCAGGTAAAGTAGCTGAAACAGGTGTAAACGCTTATCCTTTATTTGATGGATATAACACTGTAATATCTAATGTTTCTATTGAAAAATCAGCAGCAGATAATCATGAATTTGCAGGTGTACAGCTTCAAAATACATTAATGGGTCGTTACGAAATCGCTAAAGAAGTAACACTAGATACTTACTTAAACGAAGACGTAAACAAGTGGAATAAGCCATTAACAATGGAAACACTACAAGGTGCTCTACCAATTGGTAAAGTAGACCTTTGGGATGCTTTCGATGATACTGATGGCCCTCACTTTAACCTTTCTGTAGACCTTAACTCATGTATCGGTTGTGGAGCTTGTATCATTGCTTGTCAGGCAGAAAACAACGTACCTGTAGTAGGTAAAGAAGAGGTAAGAATGTCTAGAGATATGGCTTGGCTAAGAATCGATAGATATTACTCTGCTAAAGAAAAAATAGAAGTAAAAGAAGGTTTAGACAAGGGATTAAACGTTCCTAACCTTTATGATATATTAATTGAACCAAACGAAAGTCCTGATGTGATTTTCCAACCAGTAATGTGTCAGCACTGTAATCACGCACCTTGTGAAACAGTATGTCCTGTTGCTGCAACTTCTCACGGTAAGCAAGGTCAAAACCAAATGGCTTACAACAGATGTATCGGTACAAGATATTGTGCAAACAACTGTCCTTACAAAGTAAGAAGATTCAATTGGTTTACTTATAACTTGAATGATAAGTTTGACTTCAACATGAATAACGATTTAGGAAGAATGGTTCTAAATCCAGATGTTGTAGTAAGAACTAGAGGGGTAATGGAAAAATGTTCTATGTGTATCCAAATGACTCAAGCTACAATTCTAGAAGCTAAAAAAGAAGGCAGAAGAATTGAAGATGGAGAACTTAAAACAGCTTGTTCACAGGCTTGTTCTACAGGAGCACTTAAATTCGGTGATATGAATGACAAATCATCAGAAGTAAGAGCATTATTCAATGACAAGAGAAAATATGTATTGCTAGAAGAAGTGGGTACTAAACCAAACGTATTCTACCATACAAAAGTGAGAAACAGAAAAGAAAACAACGTTTAA